The region ACGCCATCATGAGTTCGTGGGACCCAAATAAAATATTAGTATTAAGAAGTTTTATATAATAATTTCGTCTCAAAATAGATATAAATTTTTCCATATAAATTATATGTAAAAATTTGTATCTATTTTGAGACGGAGATAGTATTTATATAAGGCTGCGGCTCGGCTGCCTTTCAGTCTCTTATCATACAAATTGACCATCCTGTAATCAGTGACCACATTTCGTGCTCGATCCATGGTCAACTTGCTCGGTTCCTCCTTAATTTTGGTTTTATAACTAAAAATTAAAGTCTCGAAAAATGATAAATAACTCaattttatattataaaataatgataacataaaTACATTGATCGATTAACATTGATAAAAAAATGACATAGTTGTTGATCGGGATTTGACCTAGTGGTGCGGTAATTCCTCCTTCGAAAATTTATGGATTCGATTTAGGGAATGTGTCGTGAGTGAATATTGGATAGTCTATCGTAATAGGTATAAAAGAAAACTATATAACcatcaaaatttttaataaatgcaataaatatatatatatatctatataaataaaatTCTACTCATAAATCTCAAACGTTTTTTTCCTCTAAGTCGAACCTACCTCTAACGCGTAGATTTTGTTTATTCACATAAAATAAGTATTTACGTAAAAAAACGGATATACATGTTATAAGTATTTTTCACGGACACAAACACAATTGTCCCTTCGTACTATAAGATTGAGTGGTGAATCATTTATTTTGTCTGAGACATGGATGAtggattaattaaaaaaaaaagaaattgatTTACTCATTCAAAGATATAAtggttaaataatatttatataaataaaatgtagataaaatgaagaatatttttatgaagagtgattttaattattattatttttattattattattattattattaatattaaatttgggTGGCTCCTGAAGTAGACTCGTCACTCCTTTAATTTACGTAAAATGAAGCTAGAACAGAGTTAGAATCGTCGGCTTTTAGGGGTGCACTACTTTGGTACATATTAAATGGGAGAGGTGAACATTAAGTAGTCTAACCGGAAACGTTATATACGGTTTTACAATTTTTTCTGAAATTTTCAAACATGTGGGTCCcgtctttatttttatttgttttgtcTTTATTagaaaatataacttaatccttaAAGGTTTTATAAACTTAATGTTAAGTCCTTATAGTGTTTGTTCTAACTTAGATTCTATTGTCAGTAGATgattattcaattttgataattctttTTGTATATCCTTATCTTTAGAAGACGATGATTCTTCCTCTACTATGTAATTAGTATTATCTCTAATTAATCTCATACTTGGCCTGCGAAATATTCGTTCTTTTGTTATTATATTATCTATTCTAGGTACCGAACTTATCGGTGTCGTTTTTATTGTTCCTACTTTGGCTGTAACACCAAATAAATCTTCTAGATAAATTCTATCATTATCTTTAAATTGTATGCTATGGTGGCTATTAGATAAGGCATAACCTATTTCATAAGTTATTGTGAAAGGATAATCCTCTTTTGCCATTAAGTTATTTCTATAGAATTTGTATGCTAATATTAATGATCTATCTAAATTTTCTGTGCATAAGGGTATTCCTAATTGTAATGATACATTAAACTTTAGTTTTGTGTATGCTAAATTACCATTTACTATTCCTATTATTCTATCTCGTGGGTGTTGAATTCTATCATCACATATTGCTAATCTTATAGGCGAATCTATTCCTTCCATAAATGTTGATTTAATCAATATTTGAACAGTCGATATATGAATATAACCTATTTTATCTTTATCTGCTTGTTTTATATTTAGCTGTTTaattttttcttttatttcatCACCACTTATAATGGGTATACTAGTTTCTCCAGTAGCAGTAGAGATTTCTATTGGATATTCTGCAGTAATTTTTCCAAAATAAAGTATATTTTTTCTACTAAAGAGATTTCTTAATGGAGTCCTTATATCTTGGCATTCCCTAAGATTTAATTCTtcttttttaatctttttgattataTTTTTACTAACTAAGATATCTCTTTTGAAATTGTCTTTTTCTTCTTGAAGATCTAAATAGTCTATAGTATTAATTGTTGATGAGGACGAAGCTACTTCCTTTTCCATTTTTTATCTATTGTAAGATCTGAGTTGTTCTAATATTATACAGTAAAGAGCAATTTTACATGATAATTCTAATCGTAGGATATCGAAAGTTCTAATgtcttcattttcattttctaaCTCTTTAATTATTTTAAGGTCGTCAAAACATCTTTCTATAGATCCTTCACAGTAATCTATTAAACTATTTAGATCTGGACTGTTTTTCtctaattttattaaatatattccTTTGGCTATATTCTGACTATAATTCATCttctagctctgataccaaattttaGACGCGGATAATAATATTTGAAAAGTTGGCTAAGCGAAAGGAAATAAATTTTTATTGATAAAAACAAGAGtacaaatatttaataaaatctaatTAGATTGATCGGACCAATCTGCTTCTAGTTCTTTTGTATCATAATACATATTAGCATCATAGAGATGTTCTAGTTGTATTTCGATATGTGTTAAAACATCTGTATTTTCTTCTATCTTCTTATATGAATCATCAATTAATGAAGATAGGTCTGCTTTATACCTGGTTGTTATTTCTTTTGCTAGTTCGGAGGGCAGCATTCTCCTGAATAATATTTCTATTTCTTTGATCTTTTCTATATCTAATTTCTGATTGCAATCAGAAATGATTTCTTCTAGATGAACTATTTTTTGATTAGTTTCTTTTTGTAAATCAAATAGTTGGGTGGTATTGGAATTTTCTATTATTAAATCATACATTGAATCGAATTTTCTATATGAACGTTTTCTTCCTCTAAGTCGAACCTACCTCTAACGCGTAGATGTATTCTTTGgttagtaaatttttttttttaagattttgtttattCACATAAAATAAGTATTTACGTAAAAAAGCGGATATACATGTTATAAGTATTTTTCACGGACACAAACACAATTGTCCCTTCGTACTATATGATTGAGTGGTGAATCATTTATTTTGTCTGAGACATGGATGATggattaattaaaaaaaaagaaattgaTTTACTCATTCAAAGATATAATGGTtaaataatatttacataaataaaatgtagataatatgaagaatatttttatgaagagtgattttaattattattattattattcttattattattattaaatttgggTGGCTCCTGAAGTAGACTCGTCACTCCTTTAATTTACGTAAAATGAACCTAGAACAGAGTTAGAATCGTCGGCTTTTAGTAACAATTTGGTTTCAGTAGCATGTAAATTTGGGTTCGTTCTTTGTATGATCAGCAGATCACGTGTATGCTAAACATGACAGAATCCCTAACTTTCTTGACTGCTAGCACTAAAATTGACAAAAAAAAATTCGTGAGGCcatagatttttttttataatcaaagAAAAGAAAGGATTTGTTTATATATAGATAGGTTATAGATAGATGTCAAAAACTAGAATATAAAACATTATTCAGATTCGATCGAGGACAATATGCATGTTCAAGGATGAACGATGGTTGTGGCTTGCGAGTAGTATTCATTCAAGTCTCAAGTACTTGTCACTATTACTAATAAAACaatagatatattttttttttctttcacatCAATCAAAATACATGTAATATTGCCCATAACTAGTACTAGTCAATTCTGATCCTATTTTTCGATTTCATAGATAATGAGTGCCAAGTTAAGAACGGATTGCTAAAACTCATTAATGTTCATTGAAATATTGTAAGTATGCCGATCGAATGCAACACTTTAAAGTACGATTTGTCAAACATGTTTGGCAATTCCAACTAAAATTTATATTGACTCAGAATTTTCTGACTTAGAAGTTAGATTGTGTAGAGgcagtgtttaaaaaaaaataaagttttcCGAACAATCCTGTTTGGAAGTAAGCGTATAATTACACGATCATGTAATTAGTATGgtgtaattatatgtttgtgtaattACGTACGGATTAATTTTTTATGTTGTTTGGTTAGTATTATGTAATTACGTTGTAATTAAAAATGTTATGTTTGGTTGTATGGTTGATATTTGTAATATTAGATTATAAACTATAAATAATATgacaagaaaaaaaaattaaattgtgCAATTACATGGTGTAATTACACAAATTCTTATGGTGGGAGGTCGGAATTAAAACTGTGTTACTAGAGCCTCCGAATTACACGTAATTACGTGGAATCAAATAATTACATGACCATCTAAATAAAGTCAAACTATATAATTACCACCAATCACACGAAAATCCAATTACACAGTGACTTTACAAACAGACTTTTATAAAAATTTCGATCATGTTATTGATGACTTTTCATTCAAAAAAGATATAATTGTACTAGTTTtactatttttcttcttcttttttgacACAAACTAAAAAAATTATACATCACGATCGTCGGTCAGTGCGTGATCTAGTCGTTTGACATTTCCTCCTATATGTAGACGTGAATTTGAACAGATTTTGGAAAtttaaaaataaattatataacCTCTATCTTAATTAATTATCGATTTTCTTATATAAAATGCATAGAAAAGACGACAATTAATTTGGAGAGAGTGAGTATTCTGATTTCGGATCGGCTTTAGAACCAGAACATAAATTTGGTTCGGTTTAAGATAAAATGGTTTGTTCAAAGTCTAACTGAACTAATATGTATAGCGTATATATTCTTTGTGACTTGTGAGCAGTTGAAGTTTGGGTTGCCGACGGTGGGACCTCACGTGCTTCctaactatatatattttattttatttgaagTAAACTATATTATTAGCTGGTGAAACGCAAAAccatataataataaaattaaataaaattaaaagtctAATTAATTCAAGCGAAAGcaagttgtgtgtgtgtgtttgtagaggctaatgtgtcatttTCACGATATTATGACACATAAATAATTTCGAAGATATTGTATTAAATACAGAAAtttatacttaattaattaatataaagttGCAAATAGAACATGATGGAATAATTTTAGCACATTCCAATTCATATGGATTTCCTTTTGTGCGAAAAGTGTGTGATAGGTAACATTGATTGCTCTATATCTAATTAGTATAGTTTAATATAATATGCTAAGTCATAGTCATTAATTTTCCTTTTCTGTGTCACG is a window of Rutidosis leptorrhynchoides isolate AG116_Rl617_1_P2 unplaced genomic scaffold, CSIRO_AGI_Rlap_v1 contig296, whole genome shotgun sequence DNA encoding:
- the LOC139882646 gene encoding uncharacterized protein, producing the protein MEKEVASSSSTINTIDYLDLQEEKDNFKRDILVSKNIIKKIKKEELNLRECQDIRTPLRNLFSRKNILYFGKITAEYPIEISTATGETSIPIISGDEIKEKIKQLNIKQADKDKIGYIHISTVQILIKSTFMEGIDSPIRLAICDDRIQHPRDRIIGIVNGNLAYTKLKFNVSLQLGIPLCTENLDRSLILAYKFYRNNLMAKEDYPFTITYEIGYALSNSHHSIQFKDNDRIYLEDLFGVTAKVGTIKTTPISSVPRIDNIITKERIFRRPSMRLIRDNTNYIVEEESSSSKDKDIQKELSKLNNHLLTIESKLEQTL